A genome region from Methylobacterium sp. FF17 includes the following:
- a CDS encoding cupin domain-containing protein has product MSAGFAGAGFQGQGPSAAEVIARLGLAPHPEGGHYRETFRDPRTVDGRSVGSAIYYLLDLGEVSEWHRVDAAEIWHWHAGAPLVLTVSPNGHDASAAYLGPDLMRGQQPQIVVPAGHWQTATSLGAWTLVGCTVSPAFDFAGFEMAPPDWRPTPRV; this is encoded by the coding sequence GAGTGCCGGATTCGCGGGGGCCGGATTCCAGGGACAGGGCCCGAGTGCCGCCGAGGTGATCGCGCGCCTGGGGCTGGCGCCGCACCCGGAGGGCGGCCATTACCGCGAGACGTTTCGCGATCCCCGGACCGTGGACGGGCGCTCGGTGGGCAGCGCGATCTACTACCTGCTCGACCTCGGCGAGGTCTCCGAATGGCACCGGGTGGATGCCGCCGAGATCTGGCACTGGCACGCGGGCGCGCCCCTGGTTCTCACCGTCAGTCCAAACGGCCACGACGCGAGCGCGGCCTATCTCGGCCCCGACCTGATGCGGGGACAGCAGCCGCAGATCGTCGTCCCGGCCGGCCATTGGCAGACCGCCACCAGCCTGGGCGCCTGGACCCTGGTGGGCTGCACGGTCTCACCCGCCTTCGACTTCGCCGGCTTCGAGATGGCCCCGCCGGACTG